The nucleotide sequence TCATTGAAAGTGACTAATTGGGACTGCTAGGTGGCCCAGCGAGTAGAGCATCCactctggaatcaggaggtcccgagttcaaatgtggcctcagacacttgctagctgtgtgaacttgggcaagtcacttaaccacaattgccctgcttttccaccacaaaaaaaaaagagtgactaATGCTCAATGCAGAAATTCCtccattttggtcctctgaaCCATCTTGAAAAGTTGTGTGCAAAGATTTTGTAAATgcaatcctatttttttttttctctatttgacTTAATTGGAACTAGAAGGGGAGGAgggtggcatttatatagcacctactatgtgccagaaacagtgctaagtgctttttaaaaatttatttattattaataacaaatattgcctcatttgatccttacagtaaCCCTAgagggtagatgctattatgccAATTTGATAGaacaggaaactaaggcaaacagaatttgacttgcctagggtagcacagctgaagctggatttgaacgttctatccactgtgccaccagctgcctctgacaaatcagaggatcatagctgtagagctggaagaggcaaTTCTAgtccattctcccctcccccattctcattttgcagaggaggacaCAGGCTCAGGGTGgggaagtgactcatccaaggtcacacacaggatCATTGcgctagagctggaagtgacctccgAGGCCACCTAGTCCATCCCCCTCctataatggaggagaaaactgaggccagcaaaGGCAAAGTGACTTTTTGTTTATGTTGGTTCCTAAAGCTTgggctttttctctcttctccttagcATTGTGGTCTAGCAATCAGCAAACAGTTTAAATATTCTAATGGAGCTTtgtgggcgggggtgggggggggtggggggaggagggggagatgaaGGGTTTACCCCTTTAATTGCCTTTGAtttgcttcctcctctccccttcccacttgAGTTTCTATGCTCCCTTGGAGAGAGGTAGACCGGCTACTACCTGGgttggctttttatttttattcatagcAACTCTTGAAGACTTTCTACTAATGCCCGGAAGATAGGAAATGTGGTAGAGTACAAAGGACACTGACTGACTGGGTTGGGAGGAGCTGGCCCCTTCGGCACTGCCGGTGACCTTGGGTGATCACAACCTCCTGGGAATTggcttcctcatcaataaaaggagggagttggagtATATAGCTCCTGacgttccttccatctctagctcTAGGATCTGGATTTATGGAAGAGGAAtctgcataaacaaaatcagGGTTCCTTAAATTGACTAGATAAAACCGGCCAAATGATGTGCCAGGGTGAAGCTGACCTGATGCTTCTGCTTTGCTTTTTCTCACAGGTTCATCAAGATTTCAGTGGTTATAGCTGGGCCCTGGCTATCCTGTGGTCGTTAGATAACTGGCTGTTTGAGAAGGCCATCCTGGAGGCAGTCAGGTTATCTTTCTTTAACCACAGGCAAGTGGTCACGGTCAGAGAAATGATCGCGGCATTGAAGCAGGTGTTCCCAGAAGAGTGGACAATGAGGCCTCTGCTCTGACGGCTAGCTGGAAATGGAATTGCATCACTTTGGGTACAGTTCTTAATAAAGTACAtttataaacaaaaacaacatccAGAGTTGTCTTTATGTTACAACAGCAGATGGCCAGTCACTGTATGAACTTGGGCCTTAATTTCTCTAGTTGTAAACTCTAAAACTACCTTTTCTGACTATGACATTCTAGGGATCTCTTCTGAATATATGTTGAGTCGCTTACCCCACCTAGGCTCTGAGTCGTAAGGTATAACATAATGAACAGAGCACAGCATCTAAAGTGGGAGGATGCAGGTTTGAATTTCGCTTCTGAGACTTACTacatgtgtgtgaccctgggcaagtcacttaacttctctcagcttctgtttcctcatctgttaaaaatgaGTGCATTGGTCTAAGTGACTTCTGAGGCCCTCCCAGTCCTAAAGCTATAAGCCTATGGGTTAGAAGAGACCTTGATTTAAATCTTGACTCCAGTAAGTGGATACCAGGTAATTGCCCCaaagtgagtcacttaacctttctcatctgtaaaatggggacagtgtTGCATTATCTAGTTTATAGACTGAATGtgagggaaatgctttgtaaactttgaatcTTTCTCTAAATTGGAGCTGTTACTTCTTGGTTGAGCACTGGACTTGGCAGTCAGAAGAGTCAAGTAGCATTTCTGTCATTGTCTgctgtgttactttgggcaaatcagccccttcccccacttaaacttgagataaaaaaaaatcaactttacaaatataaGATAGAGGCATGACCATTTaataatttgtctgaaaaagatctggggtttaTAGTGGTCTGCAAGCTCCATaggagtcaacagtgtgacataGTAGTAAGCCAAACTAATTTAATCTTGTGCTATGTTAAGAGATGGATAGATTCCCATATTAAAAAGGTAATAGCCTTGCTTCACTTTGCCCTGATCAGATCATAGCTGTAGTATTATGTTTGGGTTTTGGGTATCACGTTTTGGCAATGacgttgataagctggagaacatCCAGAAAGGGGCAGCTGGGATGGTGATGGACCTTGAATCCATGCCACCTGAGGCACGGACTCCTTGGAGATGATTAGCTTAGAGAAGCTTATGGGTATGGGGGTGgggcttaatgtcaggaaaagcttATAAAGATTAGAGCTAGTTTTTTGTCATtacaaaaaaagagttgctataaatgttttgtacCTGTTGGACTTTTTCCGCTTTGATCTTTTTGGGTTAGACCTAGCGCTATAGTTGGGTCAAATGACATGTACAATTAAGTTACCTTTGGGGATATTGTtacacattgctttccagaatggctagaccagtttGCGGCTCCACCAATAATGCTTTAAACATGTCTGTTTATCTCACAGCCCCATCCAAtatctgtcatttttttaaaagtcaacttTACTAATATGATGGATATGAGGTGGATCATCAGTTACTTTAATTTACATCTCTCTAATAATTagtggggcagccaggtgatgcAGCGGATAGAGTACCAAGACTAAAGTCAgcaaggctcatcttcctgagttcaaatatggcctcagacacttactagctgtgtgaccctgagcaggtcatttaaccctgcctGTCTCAATTCCTCATGTGGAAaacaagttggagaaggaaatggtaaaccactccagtgtccttaccaagaaaacctcaaatgggatcccaaagagtcaaacataactaaaatgactgaagagcaacacagtaataataaataattggtGATCTGGAGATTTTTGGAGTATGAGGGATACTCATTGTTTGGGGAATGGATGACCAAATAATGGCCTATGAATGTTACGGAATGGTATtgagctgtaagaaataatgagggggACAGTTTGAGAAACGTGGGGATccgaatgaactgatgcagagtgaggtgagcaaaaccaggagaactatTTATACTATAATACCAATATtgtaaaaaatgaacaattctgaaatacttaagaactctgatcaatgaaatgctTGACCACGATTCTATAGGACCAATGAAGAAGAATGTTGCCCAACTCATAAAAGAGAGATGAAGGactaatttgttttgcttgactattgaTAGATATTATATGGTATAGGggttctgtctgtttctctccatGTTCTGCAGTGTCTTTGTCTAGCCTCTGTCTTTCTCAGGTTTGagaaggagtaaaaaaaaaattcagtaattgaaaaagaaaagaagaaagagtagaGTCATCCCAGAGGTAATGGCCTGAGCCttgaggtagtgagttctccctcATATAAGGTTTTCAAGCAGTGagtagatgaccatttgtcaagtgTGTCATaggggagatttcttttgggtatgggttggactagatggcctttgaggtctcaGATCTATATTTCTGTGATTTGCTTGAGGTCTCACCAAACTGTATCATGTCTAGAAAGAGTAATTCAGCAATTCAAGTAGAGAATAATCTGTTTTTCATTCAGCACAGGTTCTACCTTAATTATCGATCCCAGTACATGACGGGACTACATGAGGAGAGAAATCATGGGGTCTGGTGTAGggagggacctcagtggtcatctagtccaactctcttattttacagaagagaaaggataaatgacttgcctagatcCTCAtaaatagtaagtgtcagagatggggtTTGATCTCAAGCTCTCTGAtgctagggcagctgggtggcacaacagatagagggctgggcctggggactcatctttgtgagttcaaatctggcctcagacacatagtagctgtgtgccactggacaaatcacttaacctgattTTTcgggtttccccatctgtaaaatgtgtgggAGAAGGCAGTGGTACACCACTCCAGtgactctgccaagaaaacccccaactggggtcacagagtcagacacgactcaacaacaacaacaacctttgactgcagagccaatgttctttccattgtcccCAGAGATGGAGCCAGCTGTCCCCAGAGATGGAACCTGAAATGCTAGATAAGAATGGAAATGCaaactttgtttctttctcaagTGCACCCACAAAGGTACAGTATCTTAAAACAAGTCATTAGCTTTTACAATATAGATCGGATCCATAAGAATCTGAAAACTTTATTATAGGTTTTGGTTTTTGGGGCCCCTAAGCAAGTGAGGAGGACCCTTCCCTTAAGATGTGCTACTGACACCTAGTGGCCAGTTCTAGAAACTCACTTTTCTTGAGTTGGTGTGATGTGGGTAGAACTGAGAGGGCCATAGAATTTTTCTAGGGCTGCCCACCTGGAGTTTTCCAGAAGTTAACCTTTTAATGGCACcttttaaaagttattattgTAGTTGTAGATTTATAAGGGGCCTCAGAGAGTTAGAgagcctaggtttgaatcctctccatcactttctcccTGTGTCACctttggcaagtcccttaactctctgggcctcagtacttcatctgtagaatggagggaggaactggaccagatgacttctaaggtcccttcctggtcTTGATCTATGAGACtatatgtgatcttgggaaatcactttatctttctgggtctcagttttcctatctgcaAACTGAGGGGGTTGGCATGGATGACCACTAGTTCCTTCCAACACTAAaattccctcatttgacagataaggaaactgaggcccagacagaggAAGTGGATTTTCTAAGGTTGAATAGATACAAAGTAGCAGTCAGTTTCTTTGACTCCAAGTAAATCCATATTTCTCTACCCTATATCCCTTTCCCACTTCCTATCATTACAGTAGAGCAAATAACCCAGAAGCAATGGTCACAGGGAACTTCTTTTGTTGGAACAAAGACAAAGGATTATTGCAGAGAGAGAAAGTACTATCAGGAAGAAATGtgccataaaataaaaaaaatactgaacaataacaacaacaaaagaagaaatgtgtcagacttatggataagagaagaatttatgaatgaacaagagatagagaacattgtgaaatgtgaaatgataattttgattacattaaattaaaaatattttgtacaacTAAAACAAAGCaatccaagattagaaggaaagcagaaaattgggggaaacttttatagacagtttctcagataaaggtctcatctcaacTATATAGAAAACTtggttaaaatttaaaagaatatgagTCATCCTTCAACTGATAAACggccaaaggacatgaacaggcagtttttcaatgaagaaatcaaaactgtatatagtcacatgaaaaaaatgctcaaataattgttgattagagaaatgtaaattaaaacagctttgagatatcatctcactgAACCTATCAGAATGGctgaaatgatagaagggggaaatgacaaatgttggaggggatgtggaaaaattggaacattaatacactgttggtggaactatgaactgatccaaccattttggagagcaacctGGAATTACGTCCAAAGAGTTACAGGAGTGTGTATACCCCTATATCACTATCAGGTgtatttcccaaggtgatcagtgaaaaaggaaaagaacctatatgttctaaaatatttatagcagttttctttgtggtggaaaagaactggaaattgacaGGATGCCTATCAatggaggaatggctaaacaagttatggtatacgattgtggtggaataccactgtgtggtaagaaatgatgacctggttgattttagaaaaagcatggagagacttgtatgaaataatgaaaagtgaagtgtgcagaaccGAGAGAACTTcgtacactgtaacagcaatattgtttaaggaataattgtgaacaaccaagttattctgagtcCTATACTCAAATCAACTGCAAAGGACctttgaaggaagatgctatcgacctccagagaaagaactgacaaatagatgTATGCATAATATTGTTTTGCATGTACTTATAAATCTgcatcaaatggtggccttctctagtgtggggtggagagggagggaaacagtTTGAatcttaaaatgtaacaaaaaattaaattaaaaacccaGTGTAAACAAAAGGATCACTAAAATAAAGTTGTCATTTGGGCAAtggaaaaaccaatgaagatcccaaagaagggaaaatgacaCAAATCTTCTTCATGGCAAAGGGGTGGGGAACTACTATGACAGAATATGTAGACACTGTCAGATACAGCAATATGTTAGATATTTTTGCTTAGTTAGTTTTCTTTGTCACAATCTAGGAGGTAGAGTGTGGTGAGAAAGAAATGTGATTAAGGTCAAAAGACCAATAAAATGCATTATGTGAACACCAGTGACAACCACTCCCTGGGCTACTAGTTCAAGGTGGAATATAGTCACTTTTATAATTGGGTGGGTAGGAATGTATAGGGTAGGCTGGAGGCAGGTAAGACGTTAGGTGTCTCTTTTGAGACtgcttggggtgtgtgtgtgtgtgtgtgtgtgtgtgtgtgtgtgtgtgtgtgtgtgtgtgaaggaaagTATTTAGACAGGAGTGGAAACATGGGTTTACCGTTGAGAGTAGGATTATTCCAGTAGTGACTAactactctctcttcctccagtCTCCCCCCTCTTTAATCCCTATTCCACATTCCTAAAGCATGTCTGATTCTATCACTCCTCTGCTCATGAAGCTCCAGGGGCAATTATAACTTACTTAATGGTTAGTTAATTCCAACTCCATCATCTCAATCCCTGGCTGATATTTTTTAAACTCCCATTCTCTATATTCCTGCTGACTATCCTTTCATGGCTACCCCTTCATTCCTATCCCTTCCAAATCCTCCCATCCTCCAACGTTTAAAATTACCTACtcctgtgctctctggaatgccttaTCCATAAGTAACAAACTAGTTTTTTTCCtatatgttttcctttctcactccctccATCTTCTTGAACTCACTGAGACATGGTTTCCTCCTGATGACACAAGTTCTCTGGCTCCCTTTTCTGGCACTGGTCTCGCTTTCAGTCAATTTCAATCCCTTGATCCTTGTggaggagttggaatactccttccTCCAATTGctacttccagtctctccctacACCACTTTTGCTCATTATCCCCACCACCTTTGAGGTGCATTTAATCCATATTTATCCCTTAATCAAGAGTCTGGTGTCTGGTGTTTACTGACCTCCagaacattctttccttcctcagtaAGCTTAGGCTGTAGCTCACACTCATTCCTCTCCATACTGGAGGACAGTGACACACAGATTGATACTTCAAAACCCTAACTTTCCAATTCCTTAGCTTACTCATTTCTCATGAGCCATTCAACATGACCTCCAATCCTCCACCCCTTAGTTATTTCGCAGACCCCTGCATTGGCTATGCTCTCCTCCATTTCACATCTTAACCCCTTGGTGAACAGGTACTCTACTCTCAAGTCCTCTTCTCTCAAGTCCCTTTGCCCCCTTCTTATTCTGTCAAACATCTTGTCCTGCCAAACCTCTGCCTTGGATTCCAGCATCTGCTAAACCCTCTTACTCACGTGCTGCTAAATGAAACTGTGCAGACAGACcccactacaaatttgtgttaAATAAACTCAAATGGGCTTTCATTatggcaaggcaatccttttacacctctCTAAAAGAATCACTATCCAACTATCCCTGAACCTTTTCCAGatattttcatctctcctcaaactccCCATGGCTCCCTTTCCCCCACtatctcagctgagaactttgacTCATATTTCACAGAAAATGTTAAGGCCCTTTGCAGAATCCTTTGTTCTTCTCTACTCCTTGCCTCGGATCACCTAGCTaacttctgccactatctcctccacTCCTGTTTTACATGATATGACAGAAGGgcaaaattacaaatgttgaCCCCTCTCCTTGCCAAGGTAAACCCCTTTCCAtgcacaaatgatcccattccattccatcttctccaacatgttGCCTCTGTTACCATCCCCGCTCCCTCacctcttcaatctctccctttccactGGCAGCTTCCcgactgcctacaaacatgtctacATTTCCTCATTCTCAAAATAACCCTCATTCAACCATCCTTCCCTACTAGACAGTTCTCTATATCTACTACTTTTCATGGTGAAACTCCTCTAGAAAGCCATCTAcaattcctctcctctctcttcttaactctctgtgATATGGCTTTCAACTGAATTTGCTCCGTCTGAAGCCGCCAATGATCTATTAGTTGACAAATCTAATGgatttttctcaatcctcatccttcttaagtTCTCAGCAGCCTTTGACCCTGTTGATTACCTTTTTCTTGGTATTCTTCTAAGTTTTTGTGGTCTGATAACTCCTCAGTCTATTTTGCTCATCATTCATCCAAGTCCTGCCTGTGTGTTCCCTATGGCTCTGCCCTGggcattctcttctctctccataaaAAAGGTATTTTTTCTTGCTGATCTCAGCAGTTCCCATGGTTTCAGCTGTCATCTTCTTTTGGGGatgtcaaaattttttttcatgttgttctCCCAAAAGGCCTCCAATGCAAGCACTCTGACTAACAACATATAGAACATAGGACAGGTTTTATTTAACACAACAGAAAACATGGAGGAGTCATACCCAAGTCTCTAAACTGTCATGATATCTTAACTCTCTGATGGTTTCAACCACTCCCTGGGACCTATAGAATTGTTCCAGTGACAGTATCACTCTCTGTCAAAGGCACCTCCCTTTCAGATGAAAAAGACCCTGGGCTTGTTAGAGAATCAATCTATTCTCCTTCCTGGGGAGCTCACCTTCACTCGGGACCTAGACAGCCCTTAGAACTCACACTACTAGCAAGGGATAGATTCAGGTTGCTCCGCAATGTCACACCTCCTGCTCTTTGGATCCTTCCTCTTTGCACATGGACAGATAAGCGTGTTTTCTTCAGGTCTGAGAGACATTGggcttctctgtctcttctctcccacctctaGAAAAGACTTTGTCCTTCTTTTTGTGCCCCCTCTAACGTTAATTCTTTTCCTGGGAGGCTGTGTGGATAcacaccctcccccctccaagtcCTAGGGTGTGCTGCTGCATTCAACTCCCCATTTATTTGTGTGTTTCCACATAGGCAGAAAAAGACCTAGCATCCCAGCTCAGGCTCTGACCACCAAAATTCAGGCATCAACTTTAACTGGTAGGCAAGTAATGGAGTAGAAATGAGGCACAGATAATACAGAACTGTAGGCAATGGGTGCAGGGGGCAAGagtggcttggagtcagaaagataacCCAAgtccaaatcttggctctgccaccttATAATGTGGgccaccctgggaaagtcacttaagcactctgggtcccagtttctaaatctgtaaaatgatagagttgaATTAATGGACctttaaggtcacttctagctctaaagcagTAATTCAATGACAACCCAATTCAATGAGTGAAATcactcaaattggatgtccttgTCCATTCCTCTTCTGACTCATTTATATTGATAGCAGTCTGGGACCCAGTGCaatggaggtgtgtgtgtgtgtgtgtgtgtgtgtgtgcactcacacgtgtacacacatgcacatgtgaaAGTACTTGTGTATTTTGCACATTGCAATTCATTGGATACTCTGAATGCCACATGacatttggaggaggaggaggtggtccCTGGGACTGAGAGCCTGTGCTCCTCTTGCTAGATTATTAATGCCTTCATCCAGAGATCTCCCTGCCTGGacccaattaaaatgtaattgtgaaatttAAGAATGAATGTAACTTCTGTGCTGCACACGCCCCCTTCTCCCCCTTTGAAGCTCCCCACAGG is from Trichosurus vulpecula isolate mTriVul1 chromosome 7, mTriVul1.pri, whole genome shotgun sequence and encodes:
- the LOC118856238 gene encoding histone H2B-like — protein: MEGTVMKIPRITATVNRGFISAGKKRRCLRTIPGKKKEFYSSYIAKILKQVHQDFSGYSWALAILWSLDNWLFEKAILEAVRLSFFNHRQVVTVREMIAALKQVFPEEWTMRPLL